A window of Cryptomeria japonica chromosome 3, Sugi_1.0, whole genome shotgun sequence contains these coding sequences:
- the LOC131874140 gene encoding uncharacterized protein LOC131874140 — MSKWHERTTVLDLDNTLINAMLSRPPKYDFTISVQHNDEKTLTYYVKRRFGMNLLFFYLKIYIYEMIIFTSARKKYTDGGADHCLYSDSCSLVLGRCVKDLRKLGRDMKKVFMTDDCPHCYQLQQENGVLLKPFLVSPHDRELMRVVDVARKAV; from the coding sequence ATGTCAAAATGGCATGAGAGAACAACTGTGTTGGATTTGGACAACACCCTTATCAATGCAATGTTATCTCGTCCTCCTAAATATGACTTCACCATCTCTGTTCAGCACAATGATGAGAAAACATTAACTTACTATGTGAAGCGGCGATTTGGTATGAATCTTCTTTTCTTTTACTTGAAGATTTATATATATGAAATGATAATATTTACATCAGCCAGGAAGAAATATACAGATGGAGGCGCTGATCACTGTCTTTATAGTGATTCTTGCAGTCTGGTCCTTGGGAGATGTGTGAAAGACCTTAGAAAGCTAGGCAGGGATATGAAGAAAGTTTTCATGACAGATGATTGTCCTCATTGCTACCAACTCCAGCAAGAAAATGGGGTTCTTCTGAAGCCATTTTTGGTTTCCCCACATGACAGGGAACTAATGAGGGTTGTGGACGTGGCTAGAAAGGCAGTGTAG